CAAGCGCTGGATAGCTCGCCGCGATAATGTCGAGCGCGTCATCCGGGTTTGCCCGTTTTGCAACGCTGCAACCAGCGGCGCTATCAGCGCATGCATCGCGGCGGTAATCGCTTCCGGCGTAGAGCGGGCGTTATCGAGCGCTATCTGTGCCGGGTCGCTGATATCATCCACGGCAGTTGTGCTAAGTGCGGCGAATGACCGGTACGGCGACGGGCGAGACGATAGCGCAGCGGCTGGTGTCACTGCTGGGGCAGGCGTTAGTACCGGCTCGTCATCTTTCGGGACGGGGATACCCATTTTCTGATGCACCCACGACACAGGAATGCTTTTCAACCCGGCATCGACCAGCGTTTTAATGCCCGCAGAGAACGTGCTGATATCTGCAATGTCGCGGGTATCAAACACAAAGCGGGGCTGACGTCGACGAGAGACTGCATAGCCATTAATTGACAACAACATCGATATAACATTGCTAAAGAAGCCCTCTAACGCCGGGCATCGGCCACCAGGATATCGTGCCGCACTTCGTTATGAACGTTGCCGAGTGCATTGGTTGATGTTTTGCCGTCAGCCTGGCTTGTCAGTGTACCGCCCAGTATCACTTTCGGCGTGCGTTCGCACCATTCGATCATCGACATAAACGTCGCTGCCTGCCCGTCCGCCGCCGATTCGAACCTGATGTTTGTCCCTTCGGGGATGATTACCGGCCGCATCGTGACCGAGAGTCACAAGAGCGTGCAGCAGCCTGTTTTTTCTCCTCCTCAGTCGCACTTGCCATGTACGTGCCGATTCTGGCGGCAGTCCGTAAATCTCCAGGAACTCGGCAAATCGCGTAGCGAGAAGTTTTTAAACAGGTACGGCCAGACCAAAACCCGATACAGGCCCGCCTGCGCGATATAGCCAGACTTGGCGTTATGCGCATGGACAAGCCATCCGAACGGCCACAGTTCCGCGCCGTTCATTGTGCCGTCAGCCAGCCGCACGGTATCGTCAATTTCGGGATTAGTGCAAAACCAGCGGTGTGGGCGCAGCACGGTCTTAATGGGCAACCACACATCGCCTTCGTTATCCCACTTTTCTATCTCCTGCGCGGAGAATCCGTGGCCGATGGCGTCCGCCGCATTTAAGATCAAATCATGAATGTCCGGGATGCCGAGCATCCACTCCGTCACCATCGCCGCCTGGCTCTTTTCTGCCTCGCTGGCATTCACCGGCGGCTCAATACTCCAGTCCAGACCCAACAGCGCGTTTTTGCGCTTTGCCATCTCGCTGAAGATATGTCCGTCTTTCTCGATCATGTCTTCGAACAGGTCAGCCTGGGCGGCGATATCACCACGCTCGGCCGCTTCAAGGATGCGCGGCAGGCGGCGAATATCCAGCCCACGCGATGGATGCTCCGGCCAGTGCCGCTGTATCTGTGCCGTTCTCGTGGTCTGCGGGCCGTCCAGCACTTCTTTGTTAAACGGGCGACCGAATTGATCAACTATTGCCACTTACCAACCTCCTGAACCAAAACCATGCCCAGCAGCACCAGCGCGGTGAAAACCGGTGTCCCGGTCATCAAAATCCGGGTTATTGCGAGGGACGGGAGTAAACGAAAATGCAGCGAACCCGGACACGGCCAGCGCCCAGAGCATGTGCAGGGCGTCCGGGCCATCGTCGTGGTCAGCCACCGGGAAGTGCCGTAACTGGTCAATCAACGTTGACTGGCTGGGGTGCAGGCGTATCAGCCCATTCGCTATGTGCGGCTGCAAGGACTCGATGCGCAGAATTTTGTCGCTGCTGGGCGTCACGCCACGCGCGGGAACCGGGATACCTGTAGCCGCACTGCGCTTTACAAGTTCCGTGCGTAAGAATTCCTGGAACTGCACAGCTTCAACAGACCAGCACAAACAGCGGTAGATGCGCTGCAATTCGATGATGTCCGAGATAATTTTGTCGGGAACGCGCTTACGGATTGCCGCTTCGACGACATCCAGGATGCCGGTATGGCGGTTAAACCCACCCACAAGCAGGGCGGACGGGTCACGCTTACCACCAGCACGCCCAAGGCTCGGGTCACATGCGCCGAGGAAGACCCACTCATTAAGACGATTGACCCAGAACGTAATGCAGTTGGCAAAGGGTGCATCCTCTCCGCTCACCGGGTCGTTCTGGTACTCAGAATCAAATGTTGAGTGGCCGTCGCGGGCGCGGATCAGCATCAGGGCCAGAATAGGCCGGGCCGACCATGACACCACCGCGCCTTCGTCCATTTCGGCCTTATGCTGCTGATAGAACGCGTTCGCCAGCCACTGGCCCTTATCGTCGTTATTGCGCAGGATTTCTTCCCATTCATCCCACAACGACATATTGACCGGCCACTGGATGATCGCCTTGAATCGCGCCGTCTTCCACAGTGGATTTTTCAGCGTCCGGGACAGTACGGAATCGTAGTGCAGGATGGTGCCGATGTAGATGACATCGAACTTCGCGCCCGCCCCGCCAAGCGGCAGGATGGTCTTTTTAAGCCAGTTATCCAGCTTGTCGCGCTGCTCAGGGCTGCGCACCTGTTCGTCGTTCTCGATATCATCCAGTACCACCAAATCGGGGCGGTACGGGCCGTGGCGCAGGCCACGCAGTTTTTTACCGCTGCCCGCGACCTGCACTTTGATATCGTTGCGCGTGACAATGGTTCCGGCCTGCCAGACGCGCCCGCCGCCCGCCACTTCGGGGAAATCCATCGCAATCCGTGGGTTGTAAGCCAGCTCGGCTTTTATGGCCTCAAGCATCGGATACGCCTGGTCAATCGAGTCCATGACGATAACCAGGTAATGCTTGATCGCACAGACAATGCACCAGATGTTAAATAGTTGACTGACCAGCGTTGATTTCGCCTCGCCACGCGGCGCAGCGATGGCGTCATTCTCGCTGGTTGTGCTGGCGACAATCTCCGGCAGACGAGCGAACAGGTACTTATGCAGTTCGCTCTTGTCTGCATGTCGAACGTAGTGCGGAAAATAGTGCTCAACAAAATAGACGTAGCCGCCAACGGGGTCGAGAACGCGGGCGCGCCGTTCTGCTATTGCTGCCGCAGACGGATCAAAGCCGACGCATTCGGCTTCAATCGTCCGGCGCAGCGTTGCCGCCAGTTCTTCCAGCTCTTTGGCAAAATCTTTGGCTGTGAGCTTATTGGATTTACGTGCCACCATTCACCTACATAAAATGAGGTTTATTTGATATCTTTCCGAAGCCACCGATAAATTTTAAGGAGTCTTAATGGCCGTATCTCGATGCCCTAAATGCGAGGAGCACCAGTTTGAAATGGTTGAGAAAGAAATTCGCAACGCCCGGTTTAAGATGATGTTCATTCAGTGTTCATCTTGCGGCACCGTTGTTGGCGTAACAGACTACGAAAACACACCTAGTCTGATTCATCGTCTAGCCAAAGCATTAGGTGTTCGTCTCTAATGCATTTTGACTATTACCGAGGGTATCAATCAGACCCTCGGCATCCCCCTGATCAACCAGATGATGAAGAACTACTTTCATCTCATCAGACCAAACCGTACAACTGCCGTCCTTTTGCTCATCAGCAGTAGACAAATTCACAGAAGATCTATTTTCTTTAATCATCATTTAATCCCCGCTTAACGCCGCGTTAATCTCGTCAGTGATGCGTTGTTTCGCAGCATAGGGCCGCTCGTTGTAGCCACGATCTAGCACAAGTTTCTCGCCGTCAGCCCAAACAAACACATCATCATAAGCACCCACTTCGATACGGGTGATGCTGCTGGCCATGACAGAATTTTGCTGGTTGATGCTAATGATTTTGTCAGCCATAACGTTTCCCTATTTCTTCACCGAACCCATTAAGAATGCTGACGAACGCCTCCAGGTGTTTTGAATGTTTTTCCCGGATAAAGGTCGACAGCAACTGGATAACCTCAAGCGCAACAGACAGCTCGCTTGTTTCAGGCAGAATCTTTTTACTTGCCGACGTCGCTTTGTTAAACGCATCAGCAAGGCTTGCCAGCAGCTCAACACGAGCCTGCGGCGGGATATCTGCCGCGCCGTTAAGCATTTCCAGCGTGGTCTGGTACTGCGTTACCAGCCCGGTTAATACCGCACGGCCGATATCCTCCAGACCACCGCCCGCCATGACATGTGCCGCCCGCAGCTTGTCCCAGTCGTCGCCAGCGTCTTGCGCGTCTTTTTTCCAGCGCCGTGCTGTGCCGAACGCGACGCCAGACTGTGCCGCTGCGATTTCAAGCGACATCTGGCCGAAAATATAAGCCCGGCGCAGCTTGTCTTTGACTTCCTGCGGGTGCGCCATCAGAGTCCCAGTCTCGCTTTGATTAGCAAAATTGCCGTTGTAATCAGGCCACCTGCAACACCACCCGCCACACCACCGGCAATTGCACCGCGCCGAACAGCAGCGGATTCGATAGTGTCCATGCGATGCTCAATCCGGGTCAGTTGCGCAGAGATATCTGCCAGCCCGTCAATAGCCGGGGCCGGGATTTGCAACGCATCCAGCCGTTTCGAGATATTGCTCAGAGCCGCCGAATCAGCAGCCGTTACTGTTGCTACGCGACGCACGCGGCGCTTTTGTCGTGCCTTCATTTATCTGCCTTCCTGTCCAGTTTGTTATCAATCCGATCGATAGTGCTCTTCAAATCGCGCAACGTATCCATTACAGACTCGTGATCGCGCCGGGCGTCGTCACGGCGCTGATAGTCCGTTTTGATGCGTTCAACATCAGCCCGGAGCGATTTCAGCGCATCGCTCAGTCCGCGAACGACCAGCCCAAATAGTGCTGATATCAGCGTCATCGCTACACCCAAAACCCATTCCGGGGTCATTTGTCCTTGCCCCCTTTGTAATAGGCGTTTAGTTTTTCCAGTTGCCCGCGCAAGGTCAGGCACCATGCCCCATAGTCGGCCGCGTGGTTCAAAAGCCCTGCGGGGGAGAGTCCGCGTCCGGGGCGGGCGGCATCGGTGGGATGTACAGCAGCTCGGCCGGGGGCGTCGGACATACCGACTGTGTCGTCGGCGTAGCCAAGACTGGCGCGGTAGAGCCGCAGGCTGTCAGGGCCAATGCCGGTAAAAGCGTTAGAATCATTTTTAACTGCACGGTCGATCCCCTCTTTCAGTTTTTGCGTCGTTTTCGTCAGTTCCGTTTTCACGTCCAGCAGCTCAACTGCCAGTTCATCCGCACGGACGCGCTGCGCCGTCGCGTCTGCCTGCGCCTGTTGCAGTGCAGCGACCTGAAGCTCTGCGGCCTGACGTTTTTCCTGTTCGGCGGCCAGCACTTGTGCCGCCAGTTGCTCGTTTTTTAGGGTCAGTTGCTGGTTTTCATCGCGCTGCGATGCTACGCCCGC
This sequence is a window from Dickeya aquatica. Protein-coding genes within it:
- a CDS encoding phage portal protein family protein; translation: MLLSINGYAVSRRRQPRFVFDTRDIADISTFSAGIKTLVDAGLKSIPVSWVHQKMGIPVPKDDEPVLTPAPAVTPAAALSSRPSPYRSFAALSTTAVDDISDPAQIALDNARSTPEAITAAMHALIAPLVAALQNGQTRMTRSTLSRRAIQRLMMHSCNNC
- the terL gene encoding phage terminase large subunit, yielding MVARKSNKLTAKDFAKELEELAATLRRTIEAECVGFDPSAAAIAERRARVLDPVGGYVYFVEHYFPHYVRHADKSELHKYLFARLPEIVASTTSENDAIAAPRGEAKSTLVSQLFNIWCIVCAIKHYLVIVMDSIDQAYPMLEAIKAELAYNPRIAMDFPEVAGGGRVWQAGTIVTRNDIKVQVAGSGKKLRGLRHGPYRPDLVVLDDIENDEQVRSPEQRDKLDNWLKKTILPLGGAGAKFDVIYIGTILHYDSVLSRTLKNPLWKTARFKAIIQWPVNMSLWDEWEEILRNNDDKGQWLANAFYQQHKAEMDEGAVVSWSARPILALMLIRARDGHSTFDSEYQNDPVSGEDAPFANCITFWVNRLNEWVFLGACDPSLGRAGGKRDPSALLVGGFNRHTGILDVVEAAIRKRVPDKIISDIIELQRIYRCLCWSVEAVQFQEFLRTELVKRSAATGIPVPARGVTPSSDKILRIESLQPHIANGLIRLHPSQSTLIDQLRHFPVADHDDGPDALHMLWALAVSGFAAFSFTPVPRNNPDFDDRDTGFHRAGAAGHGFGSGGW
- a CDS encoding DUF1804 family protein; this translates as MAHPQEVKDKLRRAYIFGQMSLEIAAAQSGVAFGTARRWKKDAQDAGDDWDKLRAAHVMAGGGLEDIGRAVLTGLVTQYQTTLEMLNGAADIPPQARVELLASLADAFNKATSASKKILPETSELSVALEVIQLLSTFIREKHSKHLEAFVSILNGFGEEIGKRYG